GCGGATGTCCAACTCCTCAAGAGATTCATGTTTCCAACGATTTAACACTTGTTCTTTTAGATACCCAATGGTATTTGCACCCTTGGAAAAAACCCGAAGACAATTCGGACTGTGAGGTAAAAAGTCTGGCAGGTATGCTAACCACTGTCGATGATATTATTTTCCGTAATCAAGACAAAAAAGTAATAGTGCTTGGGCATCATCCTATGTATTCGCATGGCTCGCATGGGGGGTATTTTACGGTAAAAGACCATCTGTTGCCTTTGCATGAATTAGGAATAAATATTCCGTTGCCCGTAATAGGTTCTATTTATCCACTATTTCGCTCAATGATTGGTAATATTCAGGATATTCCCAATCCCGTTTATAAAGAAATGAGCAATGGGTTAACCAGTATTTTCAAACAGTATTCCAATGTGATTTATGCCAATGGACACGAGCATAATTTACAGCTCATTGTACGAGACTCTATCAATTATATTACGTCTGGGTCGGGGTCAAAGCATACTCCTGTAAAAAAAGGAAAAGATTCTGAGTTTGCAGCCGAAACCAAAGGCTTTGCTCAGTTAGAATATTTAGAAGATGGTACACTTTTATTAAGTTTTATTTCAGGAAAAAATGAAGTCCTTTTCCAAAAAGAAATACATTTAAAAACTACTGCTTTTCAAGCTCCCAATTTACTTATCAACGACAAAAAAGCGAATATTCCTAATCCTCATTTTAAAGCTAATACCTTTAAAACATGGTTATTGGGTAGTAATTATCGAGATATTTGGACCAAGCCTATCGTAACTCCTATTCTTGATTTTCAGCATGAAAAAGGAGGCTTAAAAATTATTCAGCGTGGTGGTGGGCAACAAACGCTGTCGCTCAGATACCAAGCCAAAGATGGAGGGCAATACGTGACTCGTTCGGTAGAGAAATACCCAGAAAGTGCTGTGCCAGAGTCTATTAGAAGCAAGTTTACGGTCGAAATTGTGGGTGACCAAATATCGGCGTCTCACCCATTTGCGGCACTTACAGTACCTACTTTGGCCGATGCAGCAGGCGTATTGCATACCAATCCAAGACTTGTGACAATTCCGAACGATACAACTTTGGGCAAATACCAACGACTTTTTGCAGGCCAATTGGCATTGTTTGAGGAAAGACCCGAAGAAGGTTTTGCAGGAGCAAAAAAGACCCTTTCGACACTAAAATTATTTGATAAATTAGAAGAAGACAACAAAAATAAAGTAGACCAGAAAGCTACTTTACGGGCAAGGCTATTAGATATGTTTATTGGTGACTGGGACAGACACGAAGACCAATGGCGTTGGGCTGCTTATGACAACGGCAAAAATACCCTTTATCAGCCTATTCCTCGTGACCGTGACCAAGCCTATTTTGTTAGCCAAGGGTTGCTTCCTCGTATTATATCACGCAAATGGATTTTACCTAAAATTCAAGGATTTGATTATCAGATTCGAGACATCAATACCTTCAACTACAATGCTCGATACGTTGACCGAGCTTTTTTGACCGAACTTAGCGAACAGGATTGGCTCGATGAAGCAAAAGCTTTTCAACAAAATATGACAGAGGCAACCATAGATTCGGCTATTGCCAAACTGCCTCAGAATGACCCACATGCAACCGAAATTATCAATAAGCTGAAGCAACGCAAAAAAGATATGGTTCAGTATGCTCAGGCTTATTATCAGTTTTTGGCCAAAGAGGTAGATATTGTGGCATCAGACAAAGACGAGTTTATTGAGGTTATTCGTCAGGAAGATGGCCAAACAGAAGTTTCTATTTTTGACAAAAACAAAAAAGACGAAAAAGGGAAGCAAACGTATCATCGTATTTTTCAACCAACTATAACCAAAGAAATACGTATTTGGGGGCTCGATGGCGACGATAAATTTAGCGTAAAAGGACAGGCCGAAAAAGGAATTAGAGTACGACTTATTGGCGGAAAAGGGAAAGATGCTTTTGTTGATAGCTCAAAAGTAGCACGAGGAGCTAAAAAAACTTTGATTTACGACAAAACTAAAAATACACTGATTCAGGGAAGCGAAGAAACCGCCGATAAAACAAGTGATAGCGATAAGCGTATAAATGACCTAGACCGATTTGCTTTTGTGTATGACCGAATAGCTCCGCTTGGCTCGTTTGCTTATAACCCCGATGACGGTATTTTTATTGGTGGTGGTGTACAGTTAACCAAGCAAGGCTTTAGAAAAACCCCTTACAAAACACAACACAATTTATCGGGTAATTATGCTTTTTCTACCAAAGCTTTCAATCTATTCTATGTAGGAAATTTTGTTGACTTGATCGGAAAGGCCGACCTAGAACTGAAGATTACCTTACAGCAAGAAGGCATTACCGATAACTTTTTTGGCTTGAGCAACGAATCAGTTTACTTAAAAGAAAAGGGCATTCGGTATTACCGAACCAAGTTGAGTAATTACGAAAACTCGGCTATTCTTAAAAATCATTTTAATAAACTTACCTTGTATTATGGTGTAGTATTTACAGGTTTTGATGTTTCTGAAAATACCAATCGTTTTATCAATGATTTTGCTCCTGCAGGCTCAGAGCTTTATGCAGAAAAAGACTATCTAGGCATAAAAACAGGACTTACTATAGATACCCGCAACAATCCTGTTATTCCAACAAGAGGGTTACGTTGGGATATTTCGGGTACATATCAGCATGGTATTAGTAACAATTACAAAGACGAATATTTTAATCTGAAATCGGATATTGCTTTTTATCATACCTTCAAGCTCCCTGCAACTGTATCGTTTGGTACGCGGTTTGGTGGGGGGATCAATCTTGCCGATTATGAATTTTATCAGGCCAATAGTTTAGGAGGTCTTAGCAATTTAAGGGGCTTTCGCCGCACTCGCTTTTCAGGCAAAAGTTCGTTTTATAATAATACCGAAGTGCGGGTAAAACTTCTTACTCTAAAAAGTTATTTATTTCCAGCCAACTTAGGTGTTTTGGCATTCAACGATGTAGGTCGTGTATGGAATCCCAACGAAAAATCAGACAAGTGGCATCATGGCTATGGTGGGGGAATTTGGCTAGCTCCATTCCAAATGGCGGTAATTTCGGGTACTTACGCTATGTCGGAAGAGGATAAAATCGTAACCGTAAAGCTCGGATTCTTCTTCTAATAGCTAATTCATCATGGTGAAGTGTACGAAATGAAATATATTATATCAGACTTTGGAATATAATTAAAATGACTTTATGCTTCATTTACAAGAGAAGAATAAGGCAAATAATCCCGAAATCAAATATATAAAATTATCGAACTTTCGTACACTACTTATTTATCATATACAATTGCTATATTTCAGGGTAGGTAATCTAGTTTCTGTAACTACTTTGTCGGTTTACCATCCAGCCAGGATATAGCATAGATAACGGACTTACCGCATCGATTTTTGTTAAGTCTTCAGACGATAACTGAATTTCGATAGAACGAAGATTATCAGCGAGTTGCCTTACCGTTTTGGCTCCGATAATAGTACTTGTAATACCGTTTTGTTGCCTTACCCAAGCCAAAGCAATCTGTGCTATAGTAGCATTATGGGCTGTAGCAATATTTCCCAAAACATCGACCAAGTCGTAACCTTTTTCTTTGTTGATAGGAGGAAAATCAAAATTTTCTCTTCTCGAACCAGCCGCGGATTGTTCACGTGTATATTTTCCACTCAAAAAACCACCCGCTAATGGACTCCAAGGAAAAATAGCTAACTGATGATGTGCTGCCATTGGTACAAGCTCGTGTTCAATATCGCGGCTTACAGCCGAATAATAATATTGTAAGCCAATAAATCGGTGCAAACCATTGTATTTGGCAATTGTCTGAGCCTCGGCTACCATCCAAGCAGGCCAGTTACAAATAGCGATATAACGCACTTTTCCTGTATTGACGATGTCGTTGAGAGTACGTACTATTTGCTCGACAGATGTTTTTGGGTCAACGCCATGTACATACAAAATATCGATATAGTCCATTTGTAGACGCTTCAAACTTGCCTCTACCGAATTAAAAATATGATACCTCGATAAGCCAGTGCTATTGGGATATTCGTCCATTCTGCCCAAAACCTTAGTTGCAATCACTACTTGGTCACGAGGAATAGACAAATCTTTTAAGGCCTGTCCCAATAACTGTTCAGATTGACCATAAGAATAGACATTTGCAGTATCAATAAAATTGATTCCAGCCTCAGTAGCCACTTTAATCAGCTCGTTTACTTCTTGCTGTTGTAGTTTACCAATATTGTCCCACATTCCAGCATTTTGACCACCAAAAGTCATTGTACCCAAACAAAGTTCCGAAACTAGCAAACCTGTTTCGCCTACATAATTATACTTCATAGTTGTTGATTTTTTATATAAACACAAAATTGAATACGTGGCAAAGGTCGGTACTATCATAGAGTAATATATAGCCCACAAGAAACAGTAAATATAAAAAATCAAACAATTGTATTACTAAGCCCGAAACACCTTGGGGGTGGTTTGAGTAGCCCGCCGAAAAAAGGAAGTAAAATGCGAAGGGTCGTCAAAACCAAGACTAAACCCAACCTCGGCAATATTCCAGTCGGTGTGCTTCAACAAAGTTTTGGCTTCTTGCAAAACCCGTTCTCCGATTAATTGAGACGTAGTTTTTCCTGTAACCGTTTTCAAAGCCCTATTAAGGTGATTAATATGTACAGAAAGATACGTAGCAAAATCTGCTGGGTTTCGGAGTTTCATCGTTTGCGAAGGTGACTCAATCGGAAATTGGCGTTCGAGCAACTCTACAAAAAGCGAAGTAATACGGGTATTAGCCGAATGATTTTGTAAAGCAATAACCGTTTCGTTGGGCTTTAAACGCATTGCTTTATGAATAAGTTGCTGTACCAATGCCCGTAGCAAATCGTACTTATAAGTATAATCTTGATTGATTTCGGTAAGCATTTGCTCAAAAATATAGCGAAATTCGGCAATATGGCCTTCTTCTAACTCATAAATAGGAAAAGAGCCTAATTTAAAAATAGGGTATTCTTTGATATTAGGAATTTGTTGAAGAAAAGCTTCTGTAAATACACAAAAATAACCTGATTGCTGTTCGCCAATTCGCTCTAACTTATAGGGAATCATCGGATTGGCAAATGAAATACCTGCCTGTTGTACTTCCACGCTTTTATCGGCATAATGATAATGGTTTTGACCAATTACCAACGAAATTTTGTAATAATCTTTACGGCTATAAGGAATAGGCTTTCTGGAATTTCCAATAAAATCTTCAACCCGAAATACATTAAAATGCCCAATGTCATTTTTAAGATTCTCAGGTACAAAGTTTAAACGGCTTTTGTATAAATCCTCTAAAGTATGTATTTGGCTCATATTGTATAATTATAAAAATCAAACATACAAGGTTATCGTTAGTTTTCAATAAATAGGTTGTATATATTTCGAATCCCCATTGATATAGTGAACAAAGGCATCGAAAAAATAAAACCCCTATATTTGTGCCGAAGTGATTTAGATATTTTGTGGTACAGCTACATGAACAACCGATAGTTTTTTGTAAACCATACTAACGTATATTTATATAAGTAAATTCTTTCTACAGAAAGCGTATTAAAACCCTGCTATTCATCAATAAAAAATAGCCTATTAATAACATAAGCGTTTAGATTATGAGTAGTCGTGAACAGGTGAAAACATATCCTTTCCTTTCAAGGGTTTTTCATTGTATGTTCGAGAAAACGAGTATTTAAGACTAATAAAACACAGCTTTTAATCGCATATTGAGGGAAGAGAATTGGTGCTGTTGGACAAAATTTGGCGTTTGCTGGCTTTTTTCTTAATTTGTCAATCTAAACTAAAAATATATCCCTAGAAAAATGACCAGAACTTATATACTTAGAGCTATTATTCTTATTGGAATTATATTAATTTTTGTCGATATCATATCGTTTATCCAACAAGGAACTACTCCTACCATATACGATTATTTCAGAATGATTGACTGGGCTGGATTTGGGTATTCTTTATATCAGGTGTTTCATATTAGTCGCTATAGGTTGTCGGACGAAGCTATGACTAAGTTGACAATCAGAAATATATTTTATACGGTAATTTTTTTCCTATTTATCTTTAGCTTCAAAAGCTTTATTATTCCTGCAGGGGTTTTTGTGGGGCATATCCTAATTCTTAGAAATGAGCTAAATGCTTTGAGATAATCTAATTTGTTTTATATAAAAAAAACAGCCGTACGACTAAGAAATATTTACTTTCATTAATCCTACGACTGGTTTTATTGATTATTGTATTAGCTTGAATAAGCCTACAAAACCCAGACTAACTATAAACTGTTTTTGAGAAAATAGCTAGTTATTACTCTTTTTTTCCATCAAATCCCATGCCCATAGCCTCTAGTTTTACTTTTGTTACTTTGCCCGTATCGTCTTTAATGAATATGATAGTGGCTTTGCCGTCGGCATCAAACTTGTCTGGTTCGTTTAGGGCTTTCAATTCGCCTTCTTGTCCCATAGCATTCATTAATAACTTTCCATCTTGTGCTTTTACCTCAATATAGTCAAAAGGTAAACCTGTCATTTTATACTTTCCTGTATAAATGGTCATATCATTTTTAGGAGCTGCCGTTTCTTGTACAGGTTCAGAAGCCGTAATTTCTGTTTTAAATTGTGCCCCCATAAGTATCATCAACGTTTGTGAATCAGCTTTAGGGTTCTGGAAAACTAAATATACATCGTGTATTCCTTCGGTTGGTGGAATATTGATGGTTACAGGTTTTCCGGCGAAGCCCAAAGATTCGCTTGGTTCTACAAAGGCCGATTCGCCTATAAGTTTACCTGTTGGTGAGCCTAATCTAAATTCAATTTTTCCGCCCTGGGCATTTACTTGTGGCTTAGGAGCTATTACCGACAATTCTATTTGTCTGATATTGGTCAAATCAATTTTATTCAACGTTACATACGCACCAGATTTGCCAGGGATAGCCAATTCGTTGCCACCAAAGGACATTTTAGACACAGATTCAAATTTGTCGAATGAGTGTGCCCCTATTTTTGGATTACGAAGCGTAAAGGTTTGTTCCGAACCCAAAGAAGGAATTCCGTTTGCTCCTTGATCTTGATACGATGCACGCAAAATATAAACGCCTTGCCCTTTGTCATTGGCGGGTAATTTAGCTGTAAATGTACCTTTGGTTGGGAGGATACTTTCTTTTACTTTTTCGTTGGCTAGGCTCAGAATATATTTTACCATTTCAGAAGCATCGTTGGTAGAAAGTTGAGGGTGTCCTGCCATGGCTACTTCTCCCCAAACACCACTACCACCAGCAATTACTTTCTTGGTGAGTTTTTCGAGTGCAGTACCGTCGCCTTTGTATTTTTGGGCAACTTCACGGTACATTGGGCCTACCGATTTTTTATCTACGCTGTGGCAAGCTTTACAGTCGCTAGCTTCAATTAATTTTCGGCCTGTATTTAGGCTAGCACTGGCATCGGCCGAGCGGTGACCTTGGGCAATAGCCACTTTGTCGAAGCCTTCGGCTAGGTAGTCAATATTGACAGCTACTTGTTCGGGTTTGATTTTGCCATTGGCCAAGCTACCATCTTCTTTGTCGTTGACCATTACTTCGTAGTCAAACGATTTGTTAGGGAAAAAGAAGGTTTTATTACTTTTTGGCATATCGAATGATAAAACAGGAGGTTCGTTTCCAGCCGAAACCTCCATAGACTGTGTATTTACAGCTCCTTTGGCATCTGTTACCGACAAGGTTACTTTATAAATACCAGCTTTAGTCAATGTCAAATCTGCGTTGGGTTGATTGATTACTTTGTTAAACCCATTTTTAGACGAAATTTTCCAAGAATACGTCAAGGCATCGCCATCGGCATCGCTTGTACCTTTTGAGGTTAAGCTCAATTTGAATGGCAATGCTCCTCCCATCTGATTAGCAGCCATTTGTACAACAGGTTTACGGTTACCGCCATTGTATTCAATTCTGATTAAACGAGCGTCGTCGTTGGCTGTAAACCAGCCTGAGCCGTATTCTAACATATATAAATCACCATTTTCGGCAAATTCCATATCCATAGGATTGCTAAATTTGTAGCTTGGCATAAACTGCTCCATCGATACATAATTACCGTCTTTGTCGAGGGTTACGGCCATAATCCAACCACGCATCCATTCATAAATCAATAATTTGTCGTTATAGTATTTTGGAAAAGCACGTGGAGCATTTTTAAATTCATCGCTATAAAATACAGGCCCAGCCATAGCATTTCTACCGCCACTACCTACCAATGGAAATTCTTTAGAGGCTGCATAAGGATACCAGATAAGTGCTTTTTGTGCAGGAGGCAATACCTTCAAGCCAGTGTTGTTGGGCGAATTGTTGGTTGGAGCGTTGGCATCCCATTTTTCGCCAGCAATATTTTTCGTAAAGTCAAATTTATTATAAGCTTTGTTGTCGCCTACAAAATGAGGCCAGCCAAAGTTACCTGCTTTACGGGCTTGCCCAACCTCGTCGTGTCCTTCTGGGCCACGGTCGGCAGAAGGTTTATTGGCATCTGGGCCTACTTCGCCCCAATACAAATTACCTTTTTTAGAATCTACCGAAATACGGAAAGGGTTGCGGTGTCCCATTGTATAAATTTCGGGACGGGTTTGTGGTGTACCTTTTGGAAATAAATTACCTTCAGGAATGGTATAAGAGCCATTGGCAGTAGGCTTAATTCTGATGATTTTACCACGTAAATCGTTGGTGTTGGCCGATGATTTTTGAGCATCCCAAGGAGCACGGTCAGGGCGTTCGTCGCTTGGGCTGTAGCCATTAGACCCATGTGGATTGGTATTATCGCCAGTCGATAGATACAAATTGCCCATTTTGTCCCATGCAATCGAGCCGCCTGTATGGCAGCATTGTTCACGCTGAGTAGGAATTTCTAACAATACTTTTTTAGAATCCATTACTAGCTCATCGCCACGCAGTTCATAACGAGTTAAAATATTTTGAGAAGCATTTGGGTCAGAATAATACAAATAAATCCAGTGGTTTTGGGCAAAATTAGGGTCTTTGTTCAAGCCTAATAATCCATCTTCTGCTTCGGTTACTTTTCCGTCTTTGTCGGTATATTTGGTACTTACAGGAATATTAGCAATGGTTTTGAGTTGTTTGGTTTTGGTGTTGTACAAACGAACTGCTCCATGACGTTCGATAAACAAAATACGGCCGTCGTTCAAAACACTCAATTCCATTGGTTCATTCAATTTTTCTTCCAATATCACTTTTGTAAAGCGATTTTCTTCAGGACGAGCCTTAGAATAATCTAATGGTTTGGGTGCATCGCCTCCCATTACGTATTGCAAACCTGCCCAAATATGGTCAAGAAAAAGTGGCTCGGAGAAGGTTTCGTCGGTATGTCCCATTGCGGTATAAAACGAACGGCCACCATCAAATTCATGATACCAGCTAATAGGATGATTATCACCATTTTTACCTCCTTGGTAGGTTTTTTCATCAATTTTTAATACAACATTGATGTTGGGATTGATGTCTTTAAAACTATAGAATTCATCCGAACGCTCAAAAGTATCAGGCATATTTTTGGTTGCCCAGTTTTTCATAGTCACAAAAAATTTCCCTTTTTGTACATTGCTAGGTACCATTGGGTGGTCGAGGAAATATGCACCAGCCAAACGACCATACCAAGGCCATTCGTATTCGGTATCAGTAGCGGCGTGAATCCCTAAATATCCACCTCCTGCCTGAATATATCGTTCAAATTCAGCTTGTTGAGTAGAATTTAGCACATCGCCAGTAGTACTCAAAAATACTACTGCACGGTATTTCTTGAGGTTTTCGGTTGAAAATACGGAAGCATCTTCGCTCAAGTCAACAGCAAAACCTTTTTCTTTCGCCATTTTTTGAAAAGCTACTTTCCCTACTTCAATAGAGGCGTGGCGAAAGGCTGCGGTTTTGCTAAAAACCAAAACACGTGCTGGGTTAGCTTGGCCAAATATCATACTAGAATGCCAAAGACATCCTATTAGTGTCATCAAAAAAGCAAAGGTGCTTTTTATCAGGGTTTTATAAATTTTGTTCATGGGGATAATTGTAAGCTGAAGAGTTGTTTACTTGGATTTATTAAAAAATTAAAAGGTATATTTTTATTATTGTCTTATTATGGGACAATAATAATGGATTTTATCATAGCTAGCAAATTTTTATGTATTTTTGCCCTAAAAGAGACTGACTTTATGGAAAAACAAGAAGACCTTATTGATTTTTTGGAGAATAAGCAAAATTATATACCACACCTTTCGATAGACTGTGTTGTTTTTGGTTTTCACAATAATGAGTTGAAAGTTTTGTTATTGAAGATAAAAAATATTGATACGTGGGTATTGCCTGGAGGATTTGTTGGTATGAGCGAAGGGATTGACCAAGCTGCTTTTAGAATTTTGAAAGAAAGGACAGGGCTAGAAAATATTTACTTGGAACAATTCTATACTTTTGGTCAGGAGAATCGTTCAAAAGAAAATACCCTTGGCAATTTACTTGGTATCGACCAGTACGAAGCTTACAAAAAATCGTGGATTTCTAAGCGTTTTGTTTCGATAGGATATTATGCTTTGGTTGATTTTTCAAAAGTGAATCCTACTGTTGACGACCTAACAGAAAAATATGCTTGGTTTGAATTGAAGCAATTGCCTTGTTTGGCTTTCGACCACAAGGATATTATTGAGAAAGCTTTGGCTACTTTAAGGCTCAACCTAGACCGCAAACTGGTAGGTTTTAATCTTTTGCCCGAAACCTTTACTATGCCCGAACTCCAGAGCTTATACGAAACCATTCTGGATGTATCGCTTCGTAGGAATAACTTTCAACGCAAGATATTGAATATGGATATTCTTGAAAGAATCGAAAAGCTTTATACGGGTGCTGCCAACAAAGCTCCATATTTATATAAATTTAAGCCAGCCAGCCAGCCAAAGTTTGATGAATAAA
The Flectobacillus major DSM 103 DNA segment above includes these coding regions:
- a CDS encoding helix-turn-helix domain-containing protein; the protein is MSQIHTLEDLYKSRLNFVPENLKNDIGHFNVFRVEDFIGNSRKPIPYSRKDYYKISLVIGQNHYHYADKSVEVQQAGISFANPMIPYKLERIGEQQSGYFCVFTEAFLQQIPNIKEYPIFKLGSFPIYELEEGHIAEFRYIFEQMLTEINQDYTYKYDLLRALVQQLIHKAMRLKPNETVIALQNHSANTRITSLFVELLERQFPIESPSQTMKLRNPADFATYLSVHINHLNRALKTVTGKTTSQLIGERVLQEAKTLLKHTDWNIAEVGFSLGFDDPSHFTSFFRRATQTTPKVFRA
- a CDS encoding BamA/TamA family outer membrane protein, with translation MKQTILIIFSIFLPFTFLAQSKKVQHTIFLIGDAGEPLLNGSDAVLSTLQQRINLAGKNSSVIFLGDNIYPIGMVSEDHPNRKQAEARFAAQLDIIKNSSGQGFVIPGNHDWQQGGKNGWEYIKNQEKFVTDYLQRNDVFYPKGGCPTPQEIHVSNDLTLVLLDTQWYLHPWKKPEDNSDCEVKSLAGMLTTVDDIIFRNQDKKVIVLGHHPMYSHGSHGGYFTVKDHLLPLHELGINIPLPVIGSIYPLFRSMIGNIQDIPNPVYKEMSNGLTSIFKQYSNVIYANGHEHNLQLIVRDSINYITSGSGSKHTPVKKGKDSEFAAETKGFAQLEYLEDGTLLLSFISGKNEVLFQKEIHLKTTAFQAPNLLINDKKANIPNPHFKANTFKTWLLGSNYRDIWTKPIVTPILDFQHEKGGLKIIQRGGGQQTLSLRYQAKDGGQYVTRSVEKYPESAVPESIRSKFTVEIVGDQISASHPFAALTVPTLADAAGVLHTNPRLVTIPNDTTLGKYQRLFAGQLALFEERPEEGFAGAKKTLSTLKLFDKLEEDNKNKVDQKATLRARLLDMFIGDWDRHEDQWRWAAYDNGKNTLYQPIPRDRDQAYFVSQGLLPRIISRKWILPKIQGFDYQIRDINTFNYNARYVDRAFLTELSEQDWLDEAKAFQQNMTEATIDSAIAKLPQNDPHATEIINKLKQRKKDMVQYAQAYYQFLAKEVDIVASDKDEFIEVIRQEDGQTEVSIFDKNKKDEKGKQTYHRIFQPTITKEIRIWGLDGDDKFSVKGQAEKGIRVRLIGGKGKDAFVDSSKVARGAKKTLIYDKTKNTLIQGSEETADKTSDSDKRINDLDRFAFVYDRIAPLGSFAYNPDDGIFIGGGVQLTKQGFRKTPYKTQHNLSGNYAFSTKAFNLFYVGNFVDLIGKADLELKITLQQEGITDNFFGLSNESVYLKEKGIRYYRTKLSNYENSAILKNHFNKLTLYYGVVFTGFDVSENTNRFINDFAPAGSELYAEKDYLGIKTGLTIDTRNNPVIPTRGLRWDISGTYQHGISNNYKDEYFNLKSDIAFYHTFKLPATVSFGTRFGGGINLADYEFYQANSLGGLSNLRGFRRTRFSGKSSFYNNTEVRVKLLTLKSYLFPANLGVLAFNDVGRVWNPNEKSDKWHHGYGGGIWLAPFQMAVISGTYAMSEEDKIVTVKLGFFF
- a CDS encoding aldo/keto reductase; this translates as MKYNYVGETGLLVSELCLGTMTFGGQNAGMWDNIGKLQQQEVNELIKVATEAGINFIDTANVYSYGQSEQLLGQALKDLSIPRDQVVIATKVLGRMDEYPNSTGLSRYHIFNSVEASLKRLQMDYIDILYVHGVDPKTSVEQIVRTLNDIVNTGKVRYIAICNWPAWMVAEAQTIAKYNGLHRFIGLQYYYSAVSRDIEHELVPMAAHHQLAIFPWSPLAGGFLSGKYTREQSAAGSRRENFDFPPINKEKGYDLVDVLGNIATAHNATIAQIALAWVRQQNGITSTIIGAKTVRQLADNLRSIEIQLSSEDLTKIDAVSPLSMLYPGWMVNRQSSYRN
- a CDS encoding ThuA domain-containing protein, whose product is MNKIYKTLIKSTFAFLMTLIGCLWHSSMIFGQANPARVLVFSKTAAFRHASIEVGKVAFQKMAKEKGFAVDLSEDASVFSTENLKKYRAVVFLSTTGDVLNSTQQAEFERYIQAGGGYLGIHAATDTEYEWPWYGRLAGAYFLDHPMVPSNVQKGKFFVTMKNWATKNMPDTFERSDEFYSFKDINPNINVVLKIDEKTYQGGKNGDNHPISWYHEFDGGRSFYTAMGHTDETFSEPLFLDHIWAGLQYVMGGDAPKPLDYSKARPEENRFTKVILEEKLNEPMELSVLNDGRILFIERHGAVRLYNTKTKQLKTIANIPVSTKYTDKDGKVTEAEDGLLGLNKDPNFAQNHWIYLYYSDPNASQNILTRYELRGDELVMDSKKVLLEIPTQREQCCHTGGSIAWDKMGNLYLSTGDNTNPHGSNGYSPSDERPDRAPWDAQKSSANTNDLRGKIIRIKPTANGSYTIPEGNLFPKGTPQTRPEIYTMGHRNPFRISVDSKKGNLYWGEVGPDANKPSADRGPEGHDEVGQARKAGNFGWPHFVGDNKAYNKFDFTKNIAGEKWDANAPTNNSPNNTGLKVLPPAQKALIWYPYAASKEFPLVGSGGRNAMAGPVFYSDEFKNAPRAFPKYYNDKLLIYEWMRGWIMAVTLDKDGNYVSMEQFMPSYKFSNPMDMEFAENGDLYMLEYGSGWFTANDDARLIRIEYNGGNRKPVVQMAANQMGGALPFKLSLTSKGTSDADGDALTYSWKISSKNGFNKVINQPNADLTLTKAGIYKVTLSVTDAKGAVNTQSMEVSAGNEPPVLSFDMPKSNKTFFFPNKSFDYEVMVNDKEDGSLANGKIKPEQVAVNIDYLAEGFDKVAIAQGHRSADASASLNTGRKLIEASDCKACHSVDKKSVGPMYREVAQKYKGDGTALEKLTKKVIAGGSGVWGEVAMAGHPQLSTNDASEMVKYILSLANEKVKESILPTKGTFTAKLPANDKGQGVYILRASYQDQGANGIPSLGSEQTFTLRNPKIGAHSFDKFESVSKMSFGGNELAIPGKSGAYVTLNKIDLTNIRQIELSVIAPKPQVNAQGGKIEFRLGSPTGKLIGESAFVEPSESLGFAGKPVTINIPPTEGIHDVYLVFQNPKADSQTLMILMGAQFKTEITASEPVQETAAPKNDMTIYTGKYKMTGLPFDYIEVKAQDGKLLMNAMGQEGELKALNEPDKFDADGKATIIFIKDDTGKVTKVKLEAMGMGFDGKKE
- a CDS encoding NUDIX hydrolase translates to MEKQEDLIDFLENKQNYIPHLSIDCVVFGFHNNELKVLLLKIKNIDTWVLPGGFVGMSEGIDQAAFRILKERTGLENIYLEQFYTFGQENRSKENTLGNLLGIDQYEAYKKSWISKRFVSIGYYALVDFSKVNPTVDDLTEKYAWFELKQLPCLAFDHKDIIEKALATLRLNLDRKLVGFNLLPETFTMPELQSLYETILDVSLRRNNFQRKILNMDILERIEKLYTGAANKAPYLYKFKPASQPKFDE